One Globicephala melas chromosome 4, mGloMel1.2, whole genome shotgun sequence genomic window carries:
- the EIF4G1 gene encoding eukaryotic translation initiation factor 4 gamma 1 isoform X1, with protein sequence MNKAPQPTGPPPAPSPGLPQPAFPPGQTAPVVFSTPQATQMNTPSQPRQGGFRSLQHFYPSRAQPPSSAASRVQSAAPARPGPAAHVYPAGSQVMMIPSQISYPASQGAYYIPGQGRSTYVVPTQQYPVQPGAPSFYPGASPTEFGTYAGAYYPAQGVQQFPTGVAPPPVLMNQPPQIAPKRERKTIRIRDPNQGGKDITEEIMSGARTASTPTPPQTGGGLEPQANGETPQVAVVVRPDDRSQGAIIGERPGLPGPEHSPSESQPSSPSPTPSPPPVLEPGSEPNLTVLPIPGDTMTTGMIQTSVEESTPMPPETGEPYCLSPEPTPLAEPILEVEVTLSKPVPESEFSSSPLQVPTPLASHKVEILPEPNGTVLSENLEPELESSPELAPLPPPACPFDSPMPIAPTAQPEELLNGAPSPPAVDLSPVSEPEEQAKEATASVAPPTILSATPAVAPPAASPAQEEDMEEEEEEEEEGEAEGEKGGEEPLPLESTPVPAHLSQNLEVASATQVAVSVPKRRRKIKELNKKEAVGDLLDAFKEVNPGVPEVENQPPVGNNPSPEPEGSSVPPRPEEADETWDSKEDKIQNAENIQPGEQKYEYKSDQWKPLNLEEKKRYDREFLLGFQFIFASMQKPEGLPHISDVVLDKANKTPLRPLDPARLPGINCGPDFTPSFANLGRPALSSRGPPRGGPGGELPRGPQAGLGPRRSQQGPRKEPRKIIATVSMTEDIKLNKAEKAWKPSSKRTVTDKDRGEEDTDGSKTQDLFRRVRSILNKLTPQMFQQLMKQVTQLAIDTEERLKGVIDLIFEKAISEPNFSVAYANMCRCLMALKVPTTEKPTVTVNFRKLLLNRCQKEFEKDKDDDEVFEKKQKEMDEAATAEERGRLKEELEEARDIARRRSLGNIKFIGELFKLKMLTEAIMHDCVVKLLKNHDEESLECLCRLLTTIGKDLDFEKAKPRMDQYFNQMEKIIKEKKTSSRIRFMLQDVLDLRRSNWVPRRGDQGPKTIDQIHKEAEMEEHREHIKVQQLMAKGGDKRRGGPPGPPISRGLPLVDDGGWNTVPISKGSRPIDTSRLTKITKPGSIDSNNQLFAPGGRLSWGKGSSGGSGAKPSDAASEAARPATSTLNRFSALQQAVPTESTDNRRVVQRSSLSRERGEKAGDRGDRLERSERGGDRGDRLDRARTPATKRSFSKEVEERSRERPSQPEGLRKAASLTEDRDRGRDAVKREAALPPVSPPKAALSEEELEKKSRAIIEEYLHLNDMKEAVQCVQELASPSLLFIFVRHGIESTLERSAIAREHMGRLLHQLLCAGHLSTAQYYQGLYEILELAEDMEIDIPHVWLYLAELVTPILHEGGVPMGELFREITKPLRPLGKAASLLLEILGLLCKSMGPKKVGTLWREAGLSWKEFLPEGQDVGAFVTAQKVEYTLGEESEAPGQRLLSSEELSKQLEKLLKEGSTNQRVFDWIEANVNEQQVASNTLVRALMTTVCYSAIISETPLRVDVAVLKARAKLLQKYLCDEQKELQALYALQALVVTLEQPPNLLRMFFDALYDEDVVKEDAFYSWESSKDPAEQQGKGVALKSVTAFFKWLREAEEEESDHN encoded by the exons ATGAACAAAGCTCCACAGCCCACaggccccccacctgccccatccCCTGGACTCCCACAG CCAGCGTTTCCCCCGGGGCAGACAGCACCGGTGGTGTTCAGTACGCCTCAAGCGACACAAATGAACACGCCTTCTCAGCCCCGCCAG GGAGGATTCAGGTCTCTGCAG CACTTCTACCCTAGCCGGGCCCAGCCCCCGAGCAGTGCAGCCTCCCGAGTGCAGAGtgcagcccccgcccgccctggcccAGCTGCCCATGTCTACCCTGCTGGATCCCAAGTAATGATGATCCCTTCCCAGATCTCCTACCCAGCCTCCCAGGGGGCCTACTACATCCCTGGACAG GGGCGTTCCACATATGTTGTCCCGACACAGCAGTATCCTGTGCAGCCGGGAGCCCCAAGCTTCTATCCGGGTGCAAGCCCTACAGAGTTTGGGACCTACG CTGGCGCCTACTACCCAGCCCAGGGTGTGCAGCAATTTCCCACTGGTGTGGCTCCCCCGCCGGTTTTGATGAACCAGCCACCCCAGATTGCTCCCAAGAGGGAGCGGAAGACG atccGAATTCGAGACCCAAACCAAGGAGGGAAGGATATCACGGAGGAGATCATGTCTGGGGCCCGCACTGCCTccacacccacccctccccag ACGGGAGGTGGTCTGGAGCCTCAGGCTAATGGGGAGACACCCCAGGTTGCTGTTGTTGTCCGGCCAG ATGACCGGTCGCAGGGAGCAATCATTGGGGAGCGGCCAGGGCTGCCTGGCCCAGAGCACAGCCCTTCAGAATCCCAGCCTTCATCACCTTCTCCGACCCCATCACCACCCCCAGTCTTGGAACCGGGGTCTGAGCCTAATCTCACAGTCCTTCCTATTCCTGGGGACACTATGACAACGGGGATGATACAAACATCTGTAGAAGAATCAACCCCCATGCCGCCTGAAACTGGGGAGCCATATTGCCTCTCTCCAGAACCCACTCCCCTCGCTGAACCCATACTGGAAGTAGAAGTGACACTTAGCAAACCAGTTCCAGAATCTGAGTTCTCTTCCAGTCCTCTCCAGGTTCCCACCCCCCTGGCATCTCACAAGGTGGAAATTCTTCCTGAGCCTAATGGCACAGTCCTATCTGAGAATTTGGAACCAGAGTTGGAGTCGAGCCCGGAGcttgcccctctccctcccccggcTTGTCCCTTTGACTCCCCCATGCCCATTGCTCCAACTGCCCAACCTGAGGAGCTGCTCAACGGAGCCCCCTCGCCACCAGCTGTGGACTTAAGCCCCGTCAGTGAACCAGAGGAGCAGGCCAAGGAGGCTACAGCATCGGTGGCTCCCCCCACCATCCTTTCTGCCACTCCAGCTGTGGCTCCTCCAGCTGCTTCCCCTGCTCAGGAGGAGGacatggaggaagaggaagaagaggaagaggaaggagaagctgagggtgagaagggaggagaggaaccGCTCCCCCTAGAGAGCACCCCTGTCCCAGCCCACCTGTCCCAGAATTTGGAGGTGGCATCAGCCACCCAAG TGGCAGTATCTGTGCCAAAGAGGAGACGGAAAATTAAGGAGCTCAATAAAAAGGAGGCTGTAGGAGACCTTCTAGATGCCTTCAAGGAG GTGAACCCAGGAGTACCAGAGGTAGAAAATCAGCCTCCTGTAGGCAACAATCCCAGCCCAGAGCCTGAGGGCAGCAGTGTGCCCCCGCGACCTGAGGAAGCAGACGAGACCTGGGACTCAAAGGAAGACAAGATTCAAAATGCTGAGAACATCCAGCCGGGGGAACAGAAGTATGAATATAAGTCAG ATCAGTGGAAGCCTCTAAACCTTGAGGAGAAAAAGCGTTATGACCGTGAGTTCCTGCTTGGCTTTCAGTTCATCTTTGCCAGTATGCAGAAGCCAGAGGGATTGCCCCATATCAGTGATGTGGTGTTGGATAAG GCCAATAAAACACCATTGCGGCCACTGGATCCCGCCAGACTTCCAGGCATAAATTGTGGCCCAGACTTCACTCCGTCCTTTGCCAACCTTGGCCGACCAGCCCTTAGCAGCCGTGGGCCCCCGAGGGGTGGGCCAGGTGGGGAGCTGCCCCGAGGGCCG CAGGCTGGTCTGGGACCCCGGCGATCTCAGCAGGGCCCCCGAAAGGAACCACGCAAGATCATTGCCACGGTGTCAATGACTGAAGATATAAAGCTGAACAAAGCAGAGAAGGCCTGGAAACCCAGTAGCAAGCGGACAGTGACTGATAAGGACCGAGGGGAGGAGGACACTGATGGCAGCAAAACCCAG gaCCTGTTCCGCAGGGTGCGCTCCATCCTGAATAAGCTGACACCCCAGATGTTCCAGCAGCTTATGAAGCAGGTGACGCAGCTAGCCATCGACACCGAGGAACGCCTCAAAGGGGTCATTGACCTCATCTTCGAGAAGGCCATTTCAGAACCCAACTTCTCCGTGGCCTATGCCAACATGTGCCGCTGCCTCATGGCG CTGAAAGTGCCCACTACAGAAAAGCCAACAGTGACTGTGAACTTCAGAAAACTGTTGTTAAATCGATGTcagaaagagtttgaaaaagacaaagatgatgATGAGGTTTTTGAGAAGAAGCAAAAAGAGATGGATGAAGCTGCCACG GCAGAGGAACGGGGACGCCTGAAGGAAGAGCTGGAAGAGGCTCGAGACATAGCCCGGCGGCGCTCTTTAGGGAATATCAAGTTTATCGGGGAGTTGTTCAAGCTGAAGATGTTAACAGAGGCGATCATGCACGACTGTGTGGTTAAACTACTTAAGAACCATGATGAAGAGTCCCTCGAATGCCTTTGCCGTCTGCTCACCACCATTGGCAAAGACCTGGACTTTGAAAAGGCCAAG CCCCGGATGGATCAGTATTTCAACCAGATGGAAAAAATCATTAAGGAAAAGAAGACTTCATCCCGAATCCGCTTTATGCTGCAAGACGTGCTGGATCTGCGACGG AGCAATTGGGTGCCGCGTCGAGGGGACCAGGGTCCCAAGACGATTGACCAAATCCACAAGGAAGCTGAGATGGAGGAGCATCGGGAGCACATAAAAGTGCAGCAGTTAATGGCCAAGGGCGGTGACAAGCGTCGGGGTGGTCCTCCAGGCCCACCCATCA GCCGTGGCCTTCCACTTGTGGATGATGGTGGCTGGAACACAGTGCCCATCAGCAAGGGCAGCCGCCCTATTGACACCTCACGACTCACTAAGATCACgaag cCTGGCTCCATTGATTCTAACAACCAGCTGTTTGCACCTGGAGGGCGATTGAGCTGGGGCAAGGGTAGCAGTGGAGGCTCAGGAGCCAAGCCCTCCGATGCAG CATCAGAAGCTGCTCGTCCAGCTACTAGTACTTTGAATCGCTTCTCAGCCCTTCAACAAGCAGTACCTACAGAAAGCACAGATAACAGACGTGTGGTACAGAG GAGTAGCTTGAGCCGGGAACGAGGTGAGAAAGCTGGGGACCGGGGAGACCGCCTAGAGCGGAGTGAACGGGGAGGTGACCGTGGTGACCGGCTTGATCGCGCACGGACACCTGCCACCAAGCGGAGCTTCAGCAAGGAAGTGGAGGAGCGGAGTAGAGAGCGGCCCTCTCAACCTGAGGGACTGCGCAAGGCAGCTAGCCTCACGGAGGATCGGGACCGCGGGCGGGATGCTG TGAAGCGAGAAGCCGCCCTGCCCCCTGTGAGTCCTCCGAAGGCTGCGCTCTCTGAAGAGGAGCTGGAGAAGAAATCCAGGGCCATCATTGAGGAATACCTCCATCTCAATGACATGAAG GAGGCGGTTCAGTGTGTGCAGGAGCTGGCCTCGCCCTCGCTGCTCTTCATCTTTGTGCGGCACGGCATCGAGTCCACACTGGAGCGCAGCGCCATTGCCCGTGAGCACATGGGGCGACTGCTGCACCAGCTGCTCTGTGCCGGGCACCTCTCCACTGCTCAGTACTACCAAGG GCTCTATGAAATCCTGGAATTGGCTGAAGACATGGAAATTGACATCCCTCATGTGTGGCTCTACCTAGCAGAACTGGTAACGCCCATTCTGCATGAAGGTGGGGTGCCCATGGGGGAGCTGTTCAG GGAGATTACAAAACCTCTGAGACCCCTGGGCAAAGCTGCTTCCCTGTTGCTGGAGATCCTGGGGCTCCTATGCAAAAGCATG GGTCCCAAGAAGGTGGGGACGCTGTGGCGAGAGGCTGGACTCAGCTGGAAGGAATTTTTACCTGAAGGCCAGGATGTCGGTGCCTTTGTCACTGCGCAG AAGGTGGAGTATACCTTGGGAGAGGAGTCAGAAGCCCCTGGCCAGAGGTTGCTGTCCTCTGAGGAGCTGAGCAAGCAGCTGGAGAAGCTGCTAAAGGAGGGCAGCACTAACCAGCGGGTGTTTGACTGGATAGAG GCCAACGTGAATGAGCAGCAGGTAGCATCCAACACATTAGTTCGAGCTCTCATGACAACGGTCTGCTATTCTGCAATTATCT CTGAGACTCCTCTCCGAGTGGATGTTGCGGTGCTGAAAGCGCGAGCGAAACTGCTACAGAAGTACCTATGTGACGAGCAGAAGGAGCTGCAGGCGCTCTACGCCCTCCAGGCCCTTGTAGTGACCTTAGAACAGCCCCCCA ACCTGCTTCGGATGTTCTTTGATGCGCTGTACGATGAGGACGTGGTGAAGGAGGACGCCTTCTATAGTTGGGAGAGTAGCAAGGACCCCGCTGAACAGCAGGGCAAGGGTGTGGCCCTTAAATCTGTCACAGCTTTCTTCAAGTGGCTTCGTGAGGCCGAGGAGGAGGAGTCTGACCACAACTGA